TACATAATCATAATCCTAAATAGATATATTTGATTTGTCTAAATTagtatatatgaaaattagGTTCATtatgatgataaaattatttattgtaaaaaatagtaaataatttaaattgaATATAATACTTTTGAAATATCtatgaattttattaattttgtgTGTATGCTAAAAAGGTTAATGAATAAATCAGGCTTgaatttgatttttttctgaATTTACAGactctatatttttttcataatttctagtatataaaatgcTTAGTGgtaaaaacataataataaaagaaatagcTAAAAGTATTGATATAGTTGTTggatcatttttatttccactTGAATTTGAAATATTGTCATAAAGTTTTTcacaaaataaagaaaacaTTCCACCAAATAAACTTGTTATACCCAATAGTTTTCCAAAAACAACTGAAGGGAAagcatttaataaaaaacaataaatttGACTAGTATATATACTAGCTGcgcacatatataaaaatgcaGAAATCAATCCAGCAGCTTGATGCTTAATTAAAGCTGTTAAATGCATAAGAGCTGAAAATGCattcataataattataataattgcAGCGccatatttgtttataaatcgaccaaatataatacatgggataaatgatattggcattaaaatgttaataatatttattatagatttattataactaaaatatatatctgTAACCATACCGTAAAAAACAGtagaaatattaaataatataaaatatacaattatgcatatactTGGATAACTTAATaatactttaaaaaataacaaaatactTTGTTTGTGAAAATTTTCTCCctctattatatttttagtagctttatttttatttacattattaGAAACATTTGTGTTTCCATTTTGGATTAAAGATGGTTGCATCTCTACATCATTATCAGTATAACTAATTtgttctttattttttgaatctGATTCTTGatcattttctaaataatAATCTAAACCTTTAAATGGCTTCATaggtaataaaaatgttgcAACTAATAAACAAGGGATtagtataataaatatatatccataacaaatataataaaatgggaaatgtggatattttttataaacaaaatttaatgtAGCCGGTACAGCATAACTTAAAGATGCAGCAGCCCCAATTACTGTCATTATAAATGTTGAAATATCtggaaataaatttgaaacTGTAAGTATTGGTATGAATGCAGTATCTGCTCCTAGccctaaaaatataaatccaATTAACGTTGTATCTATTTTTGTAGTGTCAATTGACAAAAATATCCATGAAAGTATATTAAAACCTTGTCCAATTATTGCTGTAAATTTTGGGCCAATAtgatcatataaaaatccACAAAAAACTGACATTGTAAAATGTATAGCTAATGTCATAggatataaattatttatttttttatattgtgGTGATAATGTTATATCAGCATATTTActaatatttaaatgttcatattttcctacatttaataataaattccTTATCGATGTCcaatcaaaatatatacatgcaGATGTTgctgtatatattattattattaatagtAAATAAAATCTATGAATATTCAATGgtgttttttgttttgcTCCGGGTAAGTTTGGATTGGTTTTGAGGCGCATGCCTTTAAGGAAGTTTACAATTTTTGTACAATTTGATTCATTCATTtcgaaataaatatattttatattctcaaatatgttattaacttattataatttctttatactttaaatgcatgtaataatattgcGAAAACCTTGGTATGGAAAATTTTCTGAACTCGCACCAACCAAAGGGAAACTGTATATCTGTTTACTATAtgacatatatatatatatatatatattatatacacatatatttatttattttagcCAGCTATCATATGAAAGATATTCGtatacataattatatataatcgAAATGTGTTAAATAATgagtaatatattttgaaaaatgtaCCCAGACATGTatcaaatttaattaaaaaaaataaaaaataataaaaattgagTAACTCAAATAGTTAACTAATGCGAGCCCCCAAGTCTAAAGAAATGGCTGGTAaccaaaaatatatttataaaattgtataatgaataaacagaaatataaaaaatgtaaaatgaTGAATAGCAAAATTAGCCAGAAAGGTAactcttcattttttttgtcaaattaatttttttcaaaaaaaaaaaatttaatatatatgatgcaatatatatatttatttatcatatgTGTGAGCATATAATAAGTGGCAAAACATATTCATTGTTTTAAGTTTATAtagttttaataaatatttgaaacgaaaaatattgtatacTACCAGAACCAAAACATAATTTATGGTTTATCtccatatttataaatccataatatttttgtccCCTGTTCATATCActgaaattattatttttttgttattaatttatatatataatattttttttttatgtgattcttttttttttgtggtctcattttaataataatacaatttttatttttagttaaaaaatttatttgaatacaccttcaatatatttattaaaattgttctgattatataatatatttatatgttttcattttttttttttgcattcATATTCCTTAAAACTTTGTGAAATATATTCGTCTCCTTAATTTATGTTAAGAATCGGTATATTCTATACAAACAATTTTCCCCAATTATTTTGGTATGCATATATTCATTTCGTCTTTAGCATATTTTTGccaatttaaatattcaaaaaaaaatgacaatataatatatgccatattttgtaataatataatctATAAATAACATGCAGCATTTGCTATAGCCCTTAATTATTTagaaatgtatatatatactgaAGAAAAAGTTAACAAACTTTTATAATTCAGTACATGAATAGTtaagttatatattaattttgaatCCCTGAATCTGATTATCCTTCGAGAGTTTgtatttcatcatttatatGTCTTCGATATGTAAGGAATAGAAGGGGAAAGGTTGATATTAACATAGCTATAACAACATATGCAAAGGGATCAgggttatttttatttaaatcgacaataaaataattataaataggAATATTAAGCAAAGATAATAACCCACTAATCATACTTGTAGTTCCTGTGATTTTTCCAAAATGACATTTAGGAAAcataatttgtatataacaatataattGAGTAGTATAACATCCTGTAACTattaaataacaaaatgagctaaaatatgcaaataattttattttaattattgcaaatatatacataaataaactACTTactaacaaaaaaaatattataattattatatggaacttatttattaaaataccGAAAGATGCACAAGACAATATAGATAAAGGaccaaatatttttaatataaattgtaTATCTGTATAAtccttaaaaaataattttgcacattcattataattaactaatgataaattgtatatagtaaaataataacatatactaatatattttagggaaaaaaatacacatattatttcagttaataaattttttaaatttaatttaaattttttccattttttattattgtctatatgaattattatattcttaATTTCTAGTATATTTgaattactattttttttttcatcaataTAATCATTTTCGTAATCCTCTCCTGATTTTTCCAATTTACCTACAATTTTATTGCCCATTCTcaatgatatattattataataagttttactatcttcattttttatttccctTAAAGATATTACATCATCTAGCGATATTGTTGaacttctttttttaataaccAATTCACTAAGAGGAGTCAAAGGTGTTCCAACCAATTTGTCACTATTTTTTGAACTATGTctacttattttattctctaaatttttatctttatcaatattattgaTGTTATCACTTTTATCACTTTGCAtggttttatatattttgttcatatttacattttcatTTGGATTTTTAGATAtgtcattatttttattttctgaaACTAAATATCCTTCTAACTCTTGAAGTGTATTACTACTCTTTTCAATTTCGAGTAGAGGATGAGGAGGATTTATATGCTTGAATGGTAGGAAAATAgctataataaaaaaaaaaggtattaatatgataaagcaatataaaaaacaaatatactGAAAATATTCTGGATCTTTTCCTTTAGataataaatcaaaaacTATGGGTATACTAAAACTTAATGAAGCACAGCAACCTAATATTACTGTATATGTGGTATGATTTTttggaaataaataaatcaaattaAGAATTGGTATATATGAAGAATCACAAGATAGACCTAAAAATATAGCGccaattattattatattattatttgctTCCTTTTGAAAACTTATTAATAGCCatgaaattatattaaatgcaTGACCAATTAATGCTGTAATTTTGGGGCcaaaataatcaaaaaatataccaGATATAGCAgacataataaaattcgAACTTATAATAATAGGATATAATGCTTGAACTTTTTTGTCTTGTTCTTCACAACTATATGATTTATTGTTGCCATCTCTCGAATTTGATTTTGTACTTATTCCATTGCATTGatctatatatacatttccgtgataaaaaaaatcagaTAATGAAATCcagttaaaaaatattccaaCACATGtagttatatataagcaaaataatattagcaagcaatattttttttttaaagaaaaatttacTATATCTACTTCCTTTATAAATCTATTTTTTAACGGCTTTTcagtttttatttcttcttttgcatatttctccatttctaaaaaaaaataattttcgtTGTAATTGTATGCTTACTTCTTTCGTAAAtctacatataatataggTGAGTGTAcattattgtatatatgtttcTTTTGCatgctatatatattttcctaCTTTTTCTTTCAAAGATTTATTATGGGTTTTGGGGCTATTGCTcacgtttttttttcaattatatttagACAAATTTATCTACAATACGttcaaataaatgtaaagtcttttaataattttttttaaaaaacaataatgcACAATAGttggaatatattttttgtgcaATTTATgcgatttttttttcgagctttttaatttatttttttaaataaaaagacaAAAGCTAAGTCTTTTTTGAATTGtaaacataatatattttccataatcgttttttaaatctatttaaaaaaagaagaaaagcGCACACATAATAATGTATGCATTACACGGTCGTATAAAGAATGCATACGCACGTGTATGAACAAAATCGAAAGCTATTagtatgcatatatagctaattatattaacgtgaaataaataaaataaaaataaaacaatttttccTGAGCATgcaataaatatttattgcTGGTAGTAATACAggatatattttaactcaaaaaaaatgaattaaaaaaaatattcgcTTCACATATTTTGTGGGCATTTAGAAATATACATccattaaatattattatattcttttgttttaattttttttattcaacttttcttcattttaaGCATATATTCACTGTGTGTTTTATTGAATATACTTTTCCAACTTCTTAATTGATCTAGATTGTAAAAGGGAAAACCACGGTATTTctacaaatttataattatacaaaatatttagcACATTATTTcgaaatattgtttttccattttttaataatggcatatcattatatataatttcatATTTGCTAGGGTCATTTGAAATGTTGTAATGATATATACCATCTATCtctattaataaatatggatTATCATTTTTGAAAACTAAAAAATCGACAATTAAACCATGTTTCAATGAATATTCTGATTTgtgcataattttttttttattaaaatagctagaaattttatattgaaAACTGGATATATTGGTTTGTTTGCTTCCCAATGTAAATTTTCGCCTTATAGActcttttattatattaaatggtATAAAAAAGGTAATAGGTATATTAGtagttattttatttttatttaaaacaaaaatacgtttattttttttataatataaatttaggCTAAGCGATATTTGGTAtatcatattatattcttcatcttttaagaattttttatatttaaatattttttttaataatatgcacatttttaaaaaggtAATTAAATGGCTTTCAAGAAACCAATTACATAATGATAGTGACCAAACGCATTTTAGTAATGTTTTCTCCAAATCTTTATTGCATTCATTTGAAAAGTTATTAGGTACATTCCTGAATTGCCATCCTTCTATAAGGCAGGATTCGGCGTTGTTATAAGATTGTTCCCCAAAATTGACTTGATCTGAACCCTTACCTTTACAAATATTACAATATCTgttgtttatattattccCAAGTTTCGGAGGGGTATCGATGTTATGCTGAGTAGTAATTTGTACCATATCAATGTCCCCCaaattgttaatattttctagTTTTACTGTTTTCATTTGTTCAATagattttatttctttaaataatttatgtataGTGAAATCAAATAGTggtttttttataatattaaaatgatAAGATATATATAGGATAGTGCTCAAATTGTGAATATCAACATTGATAGAAGAAATTAATACattcaataaatatatcattaggttttgatgaaatatattatttctataatgagacaaaaatatttgaacaATTGCTtctaaatgtatatattgttgaccttttaatttaaatatagaccaaaattttttataaaaatagtcGTAATCcttttttgatatattgtttatacTGTTAGAAAgagcaaataaaaaattagatAAACCTTGCATCGAATCGATTTCTTCTTTccttgaaaatattatatctgtaaatttatataaataattgaaacattctttttttaaaatggaTAATTCTACAGGAGGTTCAATTACTTTATTGGATGCACTGATGGTGCTAGTAATAGCAGCTTCATTGTATTCAGTATATTGTGATTCTACATTTTCTTCCTTCACAAAATCATcaaatttatcattatgtaaattatatttttttgaagaaTCGGAGCTAAAGGTATAGAACAAAAAGTTGTCATTtccataatattttattcctCTTTTTTCATGTGCTTTAACAATATAGCAATAAatagaataataaatcataattatttgctTAATTTCgatacatttattattttctataataaaattaagtAAAGTATCGAAAATCGTTAAATCATTATAACCTAAAATAAGTAAACTCCTAACAACCAAAATGACATTtgacatattttttgtattaaaaaaaaaaaaattatttttttcctttttaataatttcgtatataaaaaagtcaataaatttatcataataataattaacaTTTGCTAAACttattaaaatatcaaCAGCATTTCTCATATCatgatttatattaaatgtgcatatatttggtgaataaaatatgttattttttttttcatttgaatcatttaaattgggaacatatatttttttgtttcctttttcttttttaaaattggaGATAAGTAAATTGTCGTTTCTTTGCGTTTCTTCGAATGTCTTCATTTCATATTTCTCTCCATTTCGATGGTTACAATCCTCTGTATGATAAGAATGGTCgctttttttattagcattataattaatattattatcaatattattatcgatattattattttttccgCTAAAATGGG
This genomic window from Plasmodium berghei ANKA genome assembly, chromosome: 2 contains:
- a CDS encoding apicomplexan amino acid transporter ApiAT8, putative, with the translated sequence MNESNCTKIVNFLKGMRLKTNPNLPGAKQKTPLNIHRFYLLLIIIIYTATSACIYFDWTSIRNLLLNVGKYEHLNISKYADITLSPQYKKINNLYPMTLAIHFTMSVFCGFLYDHIGPKFTAIIGQGFNILSWIFLSIDTTKIDTTLIGFIFLGLGADTAFIPILTVSNLFPDISTFIMTVIGAAASLSYAVPATLNFVYKKYPHFPFYYICYGYIFIILIPCLLVATFLLPMKPFKGLDYYLENDQESDSKNKEQISYTDNDVEMQPSLIQNGNTNVSNNVNKNKATKNIIEGENFHKQSILLFFKVLLSYPSICIIVYFILFNISTVFYGMVTDIYFSYNKSIINIINILMPISFIPCIIFGRFINKYGAAIIIIIMNAFSALMHLTALIKHQAAGLISAFLYMCAASIYTSQIYCFLLNAFPSVVFGKLLGITSLFGGMFSLFCEKLYDNISNSSGNKNDPTTISILLAISFIIMFLPLSILYTRNYEKNIESVNSEKNQIQA
- a CDS encoding apicomplexan amino acid transporter ApiAT9, putative — protein: MEKYAKEEIKTEKPLKNRFIKEVDIVNFSLKKKYCLLILFCLYITTCVGIFFNWISLSDFFYHGNVYIDQCNGISTKSNSRDGNNKSYSCEEQDKKVQALYPIIISSNFIMSAISGIFFDYFGPKITALIGHAFNIISWLLISFQKEANNNIIIIGAIFLGLSCDSSYIPILNLIYLFPKNHTTYTVILGCCASLSFSIPIVFDLLSKGKDPEYFQYICFLYCFIILIPFFFIIAIFLPFKHINPPHPLLEIEKSSNTLQELEGYLVSENKNNDISKNPNENVNMNKIYKTMQSDKSDNINNIDKDKNLENKISRHSSKNSDKLVGTPLTPLSELVIKKRSSTISLDDVISLREIKNEDSKTYYNNISLRMGNKIVGKLEKSGEDYENDYIDEKKNSNSNILEIKNIIIHIDNNKKWKKFKLNLKNLLTEIICVFFSLKYISICYYFTIYNLSLVNYNECAKLFFKDYTDIQFILKIFGPLSILSCASFGILINKFHIIIIIFFLLVSSLFMYIFAIIKIKLFAYFSSFCYLIVTGCYTTQLYCYIQIMFPKCHFGKITGTTSMISGLLSLLNIPIYNYFIVDLNKNNPDPFAYVVIAMLISTFPLLFLTYRRHINDEIQTLEG